Part of the Maridesulfovibrio sp. genome, ATTACATCAGGGTCCTGACGCAGAATACTTCTGAGGGCCGCGGCAAAGGTCAGCCCGACCTTGGGATTAACCTGAATCTGGTCTATGCCGCGCAACTGGTATTCAACCGGATCTTCAGTGGTAATAATTTTAAGTTCCGGTGACTTGATGTAATTCAGCGAGGCGTAAAGCGTGGTAGTCTTACCCGACCCGGTCGGTCCGGTAACTAAAATCGCTCCATGGGGACGGTGAACGAGGGCTTTCCATGTTTCGAGCATATCCGGCTCAAAACCTACGTCTGAAATATCGACCTTGATGGAAGACTTATCCAGAATACGCATGACCACGCCTTCACCGAACACGGTTGGAGTGGATGCCACGCGGATATCATAATCGGACTGCTCCATCTTCAAGCGGATACGCCCATCCTGAGGAATCCTGCGCTCGGCAATATCCAGATTGGACATAATCTTGATTCTGGAAATGATCGCGGCCTGATATTTTCTGGGCACGGTATTAACCACATGCAGGATACCATCCACCCGGAAACGGATTTCCAGACCGTCTTCATAGGGCGAGATATGAATATCAGAGGCCCCCTGAGCAATGGCATCACGAAAAGTATTATTAACCAGCCGGATTACAGGTGCGGCCTGCGCCATATCACGCAGGTCCTCAACATCATCCAATGAATCAAGGTCTTCATCCAGACTGGTAAAAACACCCTCCATTCCTTCACCGGAATAGGCACGTTCCAGAGCATCCACAAGATTGTCCGCCGGAGCCAGAACCATATGCACGGTCATGTCCAGAGCCTGCTCCATTTCAGAAACTGAAGTACCCAGAAAAGGCGTGGCAACAGCCACTTTCATCACTCCGTCCTGCTCCTTTGCCAAAGGCAGCAGCAGATGGTTCTTTGCAAAATTCTCCGGTACAAGCTGCACCACTCCCGGCTCGGCAAGATAGGTTTTATCAAGCTCCATCCACTCCAGACCAAGCAACTCCGCAGTACTGCGCAGCGCATCCTGTTCTGATTCCCCGGCCTGCCTGACCCGCTGCCACCATCCTCTGGCCCTGTCGGGAGAGGAAAGGTCGTAAAAGGTTGCCGGTAGGAGTTTGATTTCATTTTCCTGCATAATCTTTCCGGTGCTAAAGGTCGAAAATCAAACCGAATTCGTCCACCGCTAGGGGACTCTGAGCCTTACGCAGGCCACTCATCGCATCAGCCTCATCAGGTGTGGCAATTACATATGGAGTCAGGAACAACAACAGTTCCGACTTGGTCATGGAATCATCCTGAGAACCGAACAAAGGACCAAGCACGGGCATATTCCGCAGATAAGGCGCCCCTTTCTTGTCAAGGGCGCTGTTAACTGTCATGAGGCCACCGATAACAAGAGTCTGGGCATCCTTGACCAGCACGGTGGTGGAAGCCGCACGGTCCGTGGACTGCCACTTGTCAGGATCAGTGTCGTCAGCAAGCAGGCTGGACAGGGTCTGGTCTATCTTGAGAGTTACGTCCCGGTTTTCCGCGATGGTGGGCGTGATATCAAGCTGCATGCCGAATTTACGGTGATCATAGGTCTTGATTACATTCTGCTGGGAGGTCACCGAAGTCTGGGTCAGCTTAAGAATAGGTATTTCCGTACCCACGGCAATACTCGCCTTCTGGTTATCCAAAGCCACTATATGCGGCGCGGAAACCACGCGGGCACTATCGTCAGAGGCAAAAAAGTTCATCATCATCTTGAAGTTATCCGAATTGATGATGGAAAACTTCAAAGCCTCCTGCGCTGTATTGGCTATTCCGGTAGGATCGAATATATGCCCGAAATCCAATGCTCCCTTGAGGTCGGTACCGTCCGCATTGGTGGAGAACATCCACTCAAAACCGAGCTTGGTTTCATCCGTCAAGGTAACCTCAACAAGGTAAGCCTTTATGGAGACCTGCATGGTGCGGACATCAAGCTTGGATATAATTGTAGTGATATCGTCATGCACGCTTTCCGGGGCCAGCACGATGAGGGAATTTGTCTCATCCATGGAAAGAATCTGAACAGTACTCTGGTTAACCTTGCCTACCTTTTCGCTATAAAGCTTGGTCAGCATCGGAGCCACTGTCTTGGCCTCAATATACTGCAGGGAATAAGTCTTTGATAACGGCAGGGAACCGGGCATATCAATGTGACTGATCAATTCCTTAATCTTGTTCACATTGGCGGCAGTATCTGTGAAGACGATATAATTATTGGATTTACCTGAAAAAATTGATCCTTCAGGTGACAGAATCTGCCGAAAATCAGCTATTACGTCTGCAGCTTTCAGGTACTTGAGCATGATGACTTCGGTGACCATCTGGTCTCCGCCGACAGTTATGGAATCAACATTCAGCCCTTCATGCACAGCCATACTTTTGGAAACAATCTTATAATAACCGCTCTGCTGTACTAAGGTATAGCCTTTCATATCCAGCACGGAATACAGCAAGCGCAGGGCTTCAAATCTGGTCACGGGTTTCGGTGAGATAACCGTAACCGGACCTTTAAGCTCAGGGTTGGGAATAAATGTCTTGCCCATGAGATGCGAATAGAATTCCAGCACAGCCATGATATCCGTCTGCCGGAAATTTATCTCAATCAGATTTTCCCCTTTTGGCGCAGCTTGGGCAACCCCAACCCCCGTCCCAACAACGGAAAAAATCATTACCAGAACGACAAACCATCCTATTTTGCGGGCAAGTCTCATCATGAATTCTCTCGTCTTATCTTTCTTGAATGCGGACCAGTTAAGTTTCCCAGCAAATCAGGGAAGCGTGATGTTCACATTCATAGGTTTTCCTTTACGAATAATTGTCAGAAACACATCCTTGCCAATCTTGCTTTTCAATCTATCACTGACCTGCGCAATTGAACCTACGGGACTTCCGGAAACAGCCAGAAGCAAATCCTCCGGCAGCAAACCTGTATCCTTGCGTAACACGCGGGTCACTTTCAATCCACGTCCTGAATTAAGTCCCATATCCTTGCGCTCCATTTCAGTGAGCGGAACAAGGTTCACTCCCAGTCCTTTGACATTAGCTGTGCCGTCTTTGCCTTCCACGTCCGCAGGAACTGCCAGCGTATATGAAACCCCGGATCTTTTCGAAATTCCGGACTCGCTCAGCAGACTTTCAGCCTGTTCATCCCAGACGGTATTCATAGGCAAGGTCACATTCTGATCATTTCGGGCCAGGGTCACATGGTTGGAAGCAATTTCCACAAGAATGCTCTCCCTGACAGTCTGACCCAATGTAACCAGAGTGCTAGCACCGCCGTTAATACCGCTGATAATCGCATATGATTTCTTTTCTCCCGGCATAGTCGCCATAAGTGACAAGCCGGAGACATCCGGTCCTGGTGGCAGGGCAGGGGCCGTGCGCTTGTAGGAACGCTGCACCAGATTAAGCTGTCCATACTGAAAGATATGGCGGCGCTTGGTGGTAAAAAATGAATAGTAGGGATAGGTCAGCGGATCAGGAGGCGGAATATCACGTGTGGCATCCACATAATTTACTGCTCCGGGCTGCGGTTCAGGCAGGGAAAGAATAATCAGGGAACCGAGCAAGGTCAGGCATGCGACAATAAGCGCCAGCCTGAAAAAAACATCCGCAGCAGCTTTATGTAAATATTTTTCCATGCCCATGGATCAGCCCCCTGCCCCGTGCGTAGCGTTTGCACGCGCAGTACAATTGTACACCTTGCGGGCATAACTCCAATCAAGGACATCTGCCTTGGGAACGATCACTTCATAGCCGAGCTCCTGCTTAAAAAAGTCCTCATATTTCCTGAAATATTCATCCATGGAGTTGTCCACTTCCGGCTCGGTACAGAAATAAGCCCGCGCCTTTTCAGGAGTAAGAAAGCGGACACTCTTCATAACTTCATCGATGGTATTCTGCGAAACTCCTTGCGGATTATTGGCGCTCAGGAACTGTACGGCCTCGTCCGGGTTTTCCTGCCACCAGCGCACTGCACGGGAAAAACCGTTAATGAGGGTTTCAACCGCCTTACCGTTACCTGACAAAGCATCTTCGCGCAGAACCAGAAACTGCAGACTCCAGTTATCCACCTCGGACGGTCCCGCCACAGGTCTGGCAATGCGCATTTTCTGTAATCGGCTGACAAATGGTTCAAAGGTGACCCCGGCTTCGATAAGGCCAGCTCTCAAACTTTGCGCCACAATTTCACGGGACATATCACTCACCGTAATATCCGAAAGCGACATGCCGTTCTTTTTGAGAACTTCATACAGAAAGTAATGAGCAGTTCCGCCTGTTTGAACAAAAACGGTTTTACCGCGCAGGTCTTGCACAGTTTTGATAGCCGAATTTCCGGCAACCATAAGGACATCCCCGGTTTTAAACTGCGCCAAGGGAGCCACTATGCGCAGGTCCACCCCTCTGGTCAGGAGTTGTACAAGCTCCAGTGCATGGGTAGCAGTACCGTCGATTTCTCCGGCATATAATTTTTCAAAATTTGTTTTTTCATGCTCGGAGAAATAGCACTCGACGCGCGTACCGTTCGAATGAAGCCATCCGTTGTGACGGGCGATTTCAAAAGGAGCATACCCGATCCAAGGCGGCATGGAGAGCACGAGACTGACCGCATGATCCGGCATCTTGGAATCTGCCTTGGCCGGGATGGAAAACTTGCTGACGACCAGACCGCCCTGCATGGCACCGCTCTTACCGGTCAGTGAAATTTCCGAAACAACAAAGACCTGCGGAGAGGTCTCCAGATAATAAATGAATTTCTCAATGGCTGTGAAAGAACCGCTGAAAGTCACATCCATGGGCTGGCTGCTCAAAAAAGCATTATGCTTTTGCGAAAGCGGACGCATTTCCTTGATGACAACCCCGGTGATAGACGCATAGTCCCGGATTTCATTATAAATATCCGAAGAGCTCCAATCCCTGCGGTCAACAAGGTCCAACTGCCGTTTAAGGGATTCATATTCATCTTTAACCTGACGCAACTTGGCTTCCCGGTCAGGCAGAACCATGGCTTTGGGAGTGTTGAGCTGAATTTCCTGTTTTAACTCAACCTGTTCCTGAACCGTGGCTTCATACATATTGCCTAGCGGAGACAAAATTCCCATATAAAGCACTACGGAAAGCAGAAAAATCAGGCATATGCCCAAAGCACGGCGGTCACGCGGATCAAGTTTGTTCCAGAAGGCAAGCAGGATGTTCATTGCGTTTCCTCCTGCTTCTTCTTGGACTTGAAAAAATTTTGCCAAGCGGGAAATTCAAGTTCCACCACAAAACGGAATCCCTGCCCTTGATCCAGCTTACTCATGGAAGAGAGCACCGCATTAGAAAAAATCTCTGTACTGCTCAAATTTTCCAGCAGTGCCATGAGGCTGATTTCACTTTTTGCCTCCCCCTGCAGGGTGATCTTGCCGGATTGATCAAGACGCATGGTGTCCAGCTTCACCTGAGCCGGAACAGAATCACCCAGATCGCGGAACACATGGGAAACAAAGGGCTTCTTCACCGTATATCTTAAAATATCATTGTTACGGCGTACATATTCCCGAATCTCCATTGTCACCAGATCAGTCCGCTTGGCCAAAAACAAAATCTTATGCGCTTCCTGCTTAAGGACCTTGGCATCCTGAGTATTCATATGAATCACGGCGAAGAAGAGCAGCAGGCAGCCCGCAACAGCACCCGCAATCGCAAGCCCCGAACGCACATAATCTTTCGGCGTAAGGGGAATGCGCTTCCACTCTTCAAGACTTTCATGGAATGAGCTTTTGGTGCGGTTCATACGCAGCAATGGCAAAAAGTCTTCATAGGACCGAACTTGTTCCAGCGGGATACCGGGCAGTACCTTTTCAATCAGCTCTGCAAAACCGTCAGGTTCCCCTGATCCGCCGGGAGGAATCCAAAGCACCACCCTTTCCGGCTTCGGCTTTTCCTCCGCTTCAAGCTGAGCGAGAACCACCCCAAGAGCACTTTCCAAGGACGGGCCTACGTCAGGAACAACCTCCCAGATCACGGGGACTTTCTTATGAATGCAACACAGACGGGTTTCCCCGTTTTCACGGGACATAAGCAGGGTCGGACCGGAAACCTTCAGGTCGAACTCAGGCAGCACAATGGACGTAACCTGAAATCCCATCTCCTTTGCTGTATCCAGACATCCATGCAGATACTCGTTAGAAATCCAGCCGAGAGTTGCGTTCAAGCCTTTGTTGCCGCTGTAACAACGGATTTCCCGTCCTCCGGTCTCAAGGGAACGGAATAAACGCTGACCGGCTTCCGACTCAAGATCTGCCACCGCATCCTTCTGTTCCTTGGCCGGATTAGGATTGCGACACAAGGCCGCCACGGACAACGGCAAAACCATAACGCATGGGCTGGGCTTATCCGCTTCAGGCGGTTGGGCTAGAGGTTGCCACTGCTTATCTTTGGAAGAATATTCAAGCGAAGATGCGCAACTGCCCTGTACGTCAAACAGCAGGGCTATCCGGGCGTTCTTCCCCAAGGGGCAGGGGAGCGGAATCATTTTGCACAACTTCTTTAAATTCATAGAACAACCCCGTTCATATTCGCGGCAGGGATTCGGATTCCCAGCGGGTGAAACGTAATTGATCCTTATCCACACTGACTCTGGCCGTAATGCGCTCGACCTGCCTGCCCGGAACAAATCCGGCCAGACAGGTCATGCTGAAATTCTTGGACTGCACAGCCAAAAACGGTTCAATATGAGTACTCTGAGAAGCCGCAGCCAAGGTACTCAGCGCCGCAGCCACCGAGGCAAAACCTTTCCAGCCCGTAAGGCGGTAGGCCAGCAGATTCTGGACCTGCCCTGTGGTGAACCCAACTGCATGAAGCACTTCCTTCCCGGCGGTGTTGATATTCACCTTACCCGATGAAAAACAGGTCAGATAGCCGGCAATACCTTCTGCACCGGAGGAGCCGTACAAAATATCCCGCGTCATTCCCTTTACCTGCAGCAATTCATCCAGACTGCGGATCGGCCCGTCGACCAAACCTTTAGCCATTGCCACGGACGGAGGGATACCTTTGCCATCCTTGCCATGTTTCTTGGTCCGGTACAGGATAATGTTCGAGGCCAGCACGTTGGAAATATTAGGAAACCCCTGCAACTGTGACATGGTGGCGACATTGATGTTCAGACGCGACTCCTCATCAATAAAGCCGTAGCTCAAAACTTCAGCATCCTTAGCGGCCTTGGAATCCTTGCCTGACTTTTTCTTTTTCGCAGCTCCCGGCTCAGGACGAATAATGGAATAATATCCCGGCCCGAACTTGATATCCTTGTATAGAGTCTCCCCGGAAAACCACTTATCCGTGATGCTGTGCACGGGATCGCGGGCATGTTCCCTGATAATCCCCGCCGCCCTGTGAACACCGCCGCGCGCCAGATTGTAAGCCCTACGATCCTGACTGCTCCAGCTTTCCACTTTTGTCTCGCAGACAGCCTCATAAGAAAACGAAGCAGCCATAATACCCAGAATGGCCATGACCCACAGCGTAACCACCAGAGCAAATCCCTGCTCTGCGGAAACATTCGTATGTCCGGTCACATTCTTAAGCATTCTTTCAGCCTGCCTTCTGCTGCGGTGTTACTTCCAACAAAACCTGTGAACGAAAAACACTCCTTCGTGATGGCCCTTCCTTAAAATCCAAAACCATTCCGATCATTCCCGGTCCGGTTACAGCCGTTATCCCCGCTCCTGCGGCACTTCCGCCATGCCCCCTTGCGGTAAGCTTGAATCGGGTTTCAACCACCCCGGAACAAAGCTCCATCTTTGAAATCGGCTTTCCTTTCTCCGGCTTGCCCTTCTTATCCTTGCGCTCTTCCCGCCAGAGAGTGCTTTCTTTGAGAACATAACGGACCCAAATCCGGTTTCCTTTTTCATCCAGAACAGGGAACTGGCATTTACTATCCTGACAGCTGATATCAGAAGCCGAACAGAGCGGGTCCAGATTGCGGACATCCCTGCCGAGCATGCTGAACACATAAGCGGCTGAACGCATGGGTGAAAGTACGGCCTGAGCGCCCCTTTCCACCCTCGTAGCGGTGACGAAGATCGAATAAACAGCAGTAAAGACAACCGAACCGATAGTAATCGCCACCAACAGTTCAAGAAGGGTAAACCCGCTTTGATCTGTAGCTGGTTCAGTAGTTGGTGATGTCCGCGTTATCACCTGTTCCTCCGGGCTTGCCGTCCTTGCCGTAACTGAGCAGGTCAAAATCCGGGCTGTGCTTGCCGGGAGCGGTGTACACATACGGATTATTCCACGGGTCCTTTGGAATGGTATTTTTACTCATGTACGGTCCATGCCAGTTCTCAGGGACTGGCGGAGTTGTGGGTTTTACCACCAAGGCATTAAGTCCCTGCTGGGTCGTTGGGAAATTCCCTGTATCCAGCTGATAGCTTTGCAGGGCCATTGAAAAATCTTCGATCTGCGCCTTGGCCGCCGCAACCTTGGCTTCATCGGTCTTGCCGAAAAACCTTGGGGCCACGATAGCCGCCAGCACGCCGATAATCACGATAACCACCAGCATTTCAATAAGTGTGAAACCGCGTCTTCCTTTATGCATCAAGAAGCCCCCCCACTTGTAGTTTTGACCGCCTTGGAGACCGGGACGTCAACAGGCAGATGAATTCCAAGTTTAACGATCTTGCCGTTTCTGAACAGGGTCAGGGCGACATTACCGCCCGGACGCTTGCGCTGCATGATGAATGTTGAATCCCGCATACCCTGCACCGGAACACCGTCTATTTCCAAAAGAATATCTCCGGGCTGGACACCACCCTTTTGTGCAGGACTATCGGGTTTGCAATCCATTACCAGAAGGGCACGATCCTGATCCTTGCTGGTCTCTTCCTTCCCTTCCTCCTCAACAACGTGCATTTCCTTCTGCACAACCTTGAGCTTGAGGCCCATCAACGGACGGGGCATGGGCTGGTAACCGATATCGATAGGGTCCGCCTTGAGCTGACACCCAGCCAGAAACATGCCCAATAAAAATAAGAGCAGGATTCGGGAAAAATTCATTTGCAAACGTAGTGCTGATTTCATTTTTTCTTGTCCTTGGTCTGGGTTTTACTCTGCGCAGGCAGGGTTTGCTCGACTTGTGCAGTTTCCAGAACATATTCATGTTCCCTGCCTTCGGTGAAGAAAAGTACTGTGATCCTAACCCGGCTCACACCGGAATAACCATCCTCTTTTTTGCTGACGATCTTCCATCTTCCGTGGGGCAGGGTTTCGCATTTACCGGATGTTGTTCCCGACTTGATATTTCCCTGATTAAGAAAAGAGGCCAGCCGCATTTCAGCTTCCAGACCGGCCCGCTCGTACCCTTCCACCTGCGACAGGGAAGCGGTTGCCTGTGAATAAACTCCGGCCACTGCAACCAGCCCGATGGACAGGATAGCCATGGCAACCATGACTTCCAGCAGGGAGAAACCGGAGTTACAGGATTTAGCGCACATACACGCCCCCATCAGCTCCGGCGACAATCAATTGCAGGCTTTCCTGCTTCTCGGAAACCAGCTTGAAACGGGCCGGCGTCGCAGTTCCCCGTGGAAAAAAAATGATACGCATTTCATGCCCTGAAACAGATTTCCCCAGAAGTTCCATATCCTTCACAGCCACCCTTGCAGGCAGTGAGGTCAGGCTCAGTATCTCACCCTTGTCAGCGCTCAACAGCTTAAGGTTCTTTGTTTCTTTATTGATAACCAAGATATGCTGTTTACCGGTATCAGCAGCCCTGAAGCGGGCAGAGGTGGCTATAGCCCCGAGATCGGCAACAGCGGCACGCAGAGAATTGCCCGTAAGCTGACCACTTAGGCGCGGCAGAAGAACAGCCATTACTATGGACATGATGACCATGACCACAATTAGCTCCAGCAGTGTAAACCCGTTTCGGACAGGTGCATGATTCAGATTTTTACGAGGCTGAAAATCCATACGAGCTCCCCGGTTTATTTGGAATCAGGAGCAAGTCTGCGTTTCAGGATATATCCGACATCAGGAGAATAAGTAACAAGTTCCCAGCCCTGCTGACCCAATGGAGCGAGGTTGGGCTTGTACGGATCGAATCCTGATTTTTCGAGGACATTGGGGACCAGAATTTTGTACTCCCACTTGGCATTGGCAAAGGCATCAAGCTTGGCCTCTATTCGGGAAAGGTCATCATGCAAAGCCTGCAATGGAGCAAGCAGAACACTGACATTCTCACCACTGCCGGAAGCGGGTTCGGAGGACTGAGCAAAGCATGGCCCCACAGCTAAACACACCAAAAGAACAGTAAAGAATCCGATTCTATTAAGCGACACAACAAAGTAGGATCTTAATCTACGAATACAGCCCACTGCTACCTCCAATTTTGAGACTCCTTATACAACAATAAAATATTAAACATTTTTTGTCTACGGACATCTAAAATTAATGAACTACTTCACACAATAACACCTCTACTCCACAACAAGTCATATATTAGAAATGCTGAAAAGCACACCCACTCCTTGACACAATTAAACCTATATAGTTTTATAGTAGTGTTGTGTTTTTTTAGCCATATCACTATCCGCATGAGGGGGAAGCATGAAAAAAAGTGGGTTCAAAACAAGTAACATAATCTTAAACACTTGTATTTTTATCCTTTGTTGCATTCTCAGCACATCCTGGGCCGACAGCAGCCAATATCTCTGCCAAGATTCTGGTGACAGCAGCTGCACCGGAATTACCATGGCCATAGGTCCATGCGGCAAACAAAACTGGATCAGCACGGTCACCTATTCCGTTGTAAACGGTAACTCTACTCAGGAAGTATTTTCTGTGGACAATAAAAACGCCACTGCGGGCTCTGTCACAAAATACATGAAACAAAACTTGCTTTGGAAGGTGGATGTGGAAAACGACCACTTTGACCAGAAACTGAGTACATATATCAAAATCACCCCCTCCGGCTGGGAGTTTGCACATGGATGCAACAAGACATCCCTAAATCCCGGCTGCGAGGCGGCCATGCTCTTCCCCAGTCCCGGAACGAACCTCAGTCCCGGCTGCCAGATGACCAAATACACCCCGCCCAACCCGACTCCATCGGGCGGACAATGCGGCGACAACACCGCAACAACCACATGGCAAAAAAGGATCTCCATTTACAACAACTGCATGGATGACGCATATATCGTGCTTACTCCCCCCACAGCAGCGGACAAACAGCACTTCTACAACGCCAAGCTCTGGAACAAGACAGCAGAACTGGCCCAGATGGATGAGATGTATGCCAACCCCCAAAACAAGACTTCAGCCCTGTTATTCCGTAAAAAAATCACCTTCGGTGAAAGCATGGATATCTCCGTGCCTGACGGCGGAATCGCCTCGGCAAACTTCGGAGTACTGCTCGGCTGCGAACAGCCCCCATCCGAAGGAGACTGGCCCGGAAGTTGTGTTATCGGCGGGATACCGGGAATGGCTAGCTCCGGCGTGGGAACCGTATTCGAATATTCAGCAGGTTGCACATACACCGGAGCGGACAGAAACAAATGTACAGTTAACCCCTCCGACGGCACATGCATGGGCGCAACAGACTACTTTGACCTGAGCATGGTTTCCGGCTTCAACGTACCTATGTCCATGGAACTCACCGATAATGGAAACGACTGCAACTTCACGGAAATGTCCGCCGTAGCAGACCTGTATGACTGCCCCAAGGAAGACCAGACTACTATCGCGGCCAACTCAACGCTGTACACCAACACACAACTCAACGCTGGAATCAGCCTTGTGGTATCAAATGATAAAAGCAGAGGACGTGCCGGATGCATGGCTCCGGAACAATGGCTCGAACCTCCGGGAGGCCAGGACCCATACAAAAATACTGATACTCAGGCGGCCAGTGCGGGGATAACCACAGACCCGCCCAATATATCAGACTGGTATGCCTGTAACGTCATGAAAGCACAGGGAGCAGACAAGGACCCGGAAACCTGCCTCACTCCCGGATGCGGCGGCCCGCAATGCGCGGTCGGACCTCTTGGAACACCCGGAGTTTATGACATGGTTTCCCTCTCGAAGGGTAAGGGCAAGCCCTACACCAACTACGTTAAGTACCTGAAGGCAATCGGTTCGGATGCCTATGCATGGCAGTTCAACGATGACGCATCCACCGCTATCTGCCAAAAGGCAGGAGCGACTGTAAAAGTGACTCTTTGCCCCGGCCCCCCTGAACAGCAGCCTTACAGAAATCAAACGTGGGCATTCTCCAACAATAAATGCCTGCCGGATTCAAACACCGGATCCTACCCTACCCTGCTCGCCTGTATGCAGGCTAACTTTGATTACAGTTGCCAGAAGGAAGAGGTGAAAAAGCTGAATGCCAAGACAGGAGCAGCCACCACTGCCCAGCTTAACTACTGCAAGCCGGTACCCAAAGGGCAAGGCGTACCCTATGATGTCTGCATGAAGAACAATTCCCAATACTGCCAGCAGACAGGGAAGACACCGCCGAATACGCAACAAAAAACACCAAGCAAAACTCAATAGCTAAAACGGCGTGATTGATGGGAACATCTGGAGGGACTCATCAACCACGTTCATCTATTTTAGTAACCATTTTAAGGATAAGGAGTTTCTATGCACGCTGGAAAAGCAAAAAGGATTTTACCTTCATTGCTGAACATCTGTTTTTTGATTGCCCTTATTCTCATGGGAGCAGGCCAATCTCTTTCCCAAGCAGCTGAAGCAATCTCGCCTGCCTTTGAAACCACCAGCCTAATTGAAGGAAAATGCGTCGGAAATTCAACAAATTGTGTAAGCTTCTTTGTCTCACCTGCTCAGAACTGCAAAACAGTATCAACGGTCGCAAATAAAACATTTTACGACAATATGACTACATCGTTCAGTATGTTGAAAGAAGATGGAAGCTTCGGCCCCACTTATCCTGTAACAACAGGCCCTAAGTTCGTTCATATGCTGAATGGGACAATCTGGAAGGTAAACACACTTAACCAGTCTTTTCCCGGATCACCGTATACGTGCATGATTAAAGTTGTCGGCGGAGAAAATGGCTGGGATTATGCTCAAGACTGTTCTGTAAGTTCCACTTCAGAAAATTGCACCGGGTGCGCGCACATGTCCACTCCGGGACAAGTAGATAATAATTCAGGATTTGTAATGATCAACTCAGGCTGTGTTGAGGGCAACCCGGCAATAGCCAGCTACGGACATGCATACCTTTTGGACTACAAAAACGGTAACTTTTTATTCAGAGGACCTCACCCTACAGTAATGAAGGATAACAAATGGGTATTTGACCAAAAGGGTTTGTTGGCCGCCTTAAAATCAAGATCCATGGCCCAATTGGGCAAGCCTCTGCCCGACTCTTATATTTTTGTTGATATCAGCCTGATTAACGACACTGGGGAAGGCCCCATGCTTAAAGCGGAATATACACATTTCAATGGGACATCTTCAAATCTTAAACCAGACTCCTTTCAACCTGCCACGGGAACCGTTCCCCTTTCCGGCACCAATTCCACCGGAAAATTTCTCTGGTGGCAGATGCTTACTGAGGGCAATGGCGGAGGCAACGCCAGCAAACTTCCGGGATTGGTTGATTACATCAGTACAACCATGAACAATAACAATAAAACTCCTTATGTAATCTATTTCCATTGCAGTGCAGGCGAGGATAGAACGGGAGAAGT contains:
- a CDS encoding PilN domain-containing protein, with translation MNLKKLCKMIPLPCPLGKNARIALLFDVQGSCASSLEYSSKDKQWQPLAQPPEADKPSPCVMVLPLSVAALCRNPNPAKEQKDAVADLESEAGQRLFRSLETGGREIRCYSGNKGLNATLGWISNEYLHGCLDTAKEMGFQVTSIVLPEFDLKVSGPTLLMSRENGETRLCCIHKKVPVIWEVVPDVGPSLESALGVVLAQLEAEEKPKPERVVLWIPPGGSGEPDGFAELIEKVLPGIPLEQVRSYEDFLPLLRMNRTKSSFHESLEEWKRIPLTPKDYVRSGLAIAGAVAGCLLLFFAVIHMNTQDAKVLKQEAHKILFLAKRTDLVTMEIREYVRRNNDILRYTVKKPFVSHVFRDLGDSVPAQVKLDTMRLDQSGKITLQGEAKSEISLMALLENLSSTEIFSNAVLSSMSKLDQGQGFRFVVELEFPAWQNFFKSKKKQEETQ
- a CDS encoding type II secretion system protein GspK; this translates as MLKNVTGHTNVSAEQGFALVVTLWVMAILGIMAASFSYEAVCETKVESWSSQDRRAYNLARGGVHRAAGIIREHARDPVHSITDKWFSGETLYKDIKFGPGYYSIIRPEPGAAKKKKSGKDSKAAKDAEVLSYGFIDEESRLNINVATMSQLQGFPNISNVLASNIILYRTKKHGKDGKGIPPSVAMAKGLVDGPIRSLDELLQVKGMTRDILYGSSGAEGIAGYLTCFSSGKVNINTAGKEVLHAVGFTTGQVQNLLAYRLTGWKGFASVAAALSTLAAASQSTHIEPFLAVQSKNFSMTCLAGFVPGRQVERITARVSVDKDQLRFTRWESESLPRI
- a CDS encoding prepilin-type N-terminal cleavage/methylation domain-containing protein; the protein is MITRTSPTTEPATDQSGFTLLELLVAITIGSVVFTAVYSIFVTATRVERGAQAVLSPMRSAAYVFSMLGRDVRNLDPLCSASDISCQDSKCQFPVLDEKGNRIWVRYVLKESTLWREERKDKKGKPEKGKPISKMELCSGVVETRFKLTARGHGGSAAGAGITAVTGPGMIGMVLDFKEGPSRRSVFRSQVLLEVTPQQKAG
- the gspG gene encoding type II secretion system major pseudopilin GspG, with protein sequence MHKGRRGFTLIEMLVVIVIIGVLAAIVAPRFFGKTDEAKVAAAKAQIEDFSMALQSYQLDTGNFPTTQQGLNALVVKPTTPPVPENWHGPYMSKNTIPKDPWNNPYVYTAPGKHSPDFDLLSYGKDGKPGGTGDNADITNY
- a CDS encoding PDZ domain-containing protein, giving the protein MKSALRLQMNFSRILLLFLLGMFLAGCQLKADPIDIGYQPMPRPLMGLKLKVVQKEMHVVEEEGKEETSKDQDRALLVMDCKPDSPAQKGGVQPGDILLEIDGVPVQGMRDSTFIMQRKRPGGNVALTLFRNGKIVKLGIHLPVDVPVSKAVKTTSGGAS
- a CDS encoding prepilin-type N-terminal cleavage/methylation domain-containing protein, which translates into the protein MCAKSCNSGFSLLEVMVAMAILSIGLVAVAGVYSQATASLSQVEGYERAGLEAEMRLASFLNQGNIKSGTTSGKCETLPHGRWKIVSKKEDGYSGVSRVRITVLFFTEGREHEYVLETAQVEQTLPAQSKTQTKDKKK
- a CDS encoding type II secretion system protein, producing the protein MDFQPRKNLNHAPVRNGFTLLELIVVMVIMSIVMAVLLPRLSGQLTGNSLRAAVADLGAIATSARFRAADTGKQHILVINKETKNLKLLSADKGEILSLTSLPARVAVKDMELLGKSVSGHEMRIIFFPRGTATPARFKLVSEKQESLQLIVAGADGGVYVR